The genomic region gaaAAATCCAAGCATCTCAGAGATAGGTAGAGAGGTAGGAATTTTTCGAACGAACCGCACTCCTTCGTATACGTCAGGAGTCCATTGATGAGAAGGGGCTAGGGAAAGCTTGAACCCAATTCCTACAGTGATGAATATAAGCGCAATTGAAATTCCTGGGGAGTTATACATTTGTGTATTGATAAGGCCATTCACTATTTCTTGAAGCTCGATCTCTCCCCCGGACGAACCATATAGCCAAGAGAAAGCATGAACCAGAATAGAAGAGCTTGCCCCACCCATGAGTAAATATTTCGTAGTAGCCTCATTAGACCGTACATCTTTCTTGGTATATCCAGATAATAGGTAGGAGCATAAACTGAAACATTCTGGAGCTACAAAGATAGTTATTAAATCGTTAGCACCGCATAAAAACATTCCTCCTAGAGTAGCTGTTAATACGAATAAGAGAAACTCTGTTATAGCCATTTCTGTACATTCAATGTACTCTACGGATAGAGGAATACATAGAGTTGAACATAGTAAAATAAGAAATTGAAAGATTTCGTTGAAATTGTTCGTTTGGAAATTTCCAGAAAAGCTAATCATAGGTTCTTCTCTCCATCGGAACAATAGGGCCGTTATACTCATTACTAAACTTGTTGAAGAGATGAAATATAACCAAGGTATATCTTTTTGATCAGAGGTTGAATCGATCATCAGAAGAAGAATTAGGCCAAAAATTAGGATACATTCTGGGAAAATAAAACTTCCATCGAAGAGAAGCAAATGAAAGGCTTTCATAAAAATTCTCGTAGAATCGAGAATGAAGTTTTCATTCTGTACATGCCAGATCATGAATTAGTAACTGCACCCAATCTCCAAAAAAATCCCAATTGTTTCGAACTTTCTTTTATTGGAATGGAATATTTACGGAATCCCGGATCAAACCTTATTTCATGGTATTTACCTCTTTCTTATTCTTAAGCAAGTCCCCGAGAGGGCTTAATTGATCCATGATTTATGTTTCATCTTTCGCTTCCTTTTCCTTTGTTTCGAGAAATATAGCGATCAATTCCGAttctttctttttctattgaTTCTTTTCCGATCGAGATGTATGGCTCTATAAGTCTACGTGTCTATATAGATCCTGTTCATGGATTAACGAAAATGTGCAAAAGCTCTATTTGCCTCTGCCATTCTATGAGTCTCTTCCTTTTTGCGTATGGCATCACCACTCCCTTTGGCAGCATCCACTAATTCGGAACTTAATTTGAAAGCCATATTTCGACCCGGACGTTTTCGGGATGCCCCTAATAACCAACGAATGGCAAGTGCTTTTCCTTGTGTGGATCCTATTTCAATGGGAACTTGCTGAGTCGATCCGCCTACACGTCTTGCTTTTACTGCTATATCGGGAGTTACTCCACGTATTGCTTGACGTAAAACAGATAGTGGATTTGTTTCTGTCTTTTGTTGAATCTTTTTCATGGCTCGATAGATAATTTGATAAGCCAATGATTTTTTTCCGTGTTTCAGAATACGGTTAACCAACATGTTAACTAATCGATTACGATAAATTGGATCGGATTTTGCAGTTTTTTCTTCTGCAGTACCTCGACGTGACATGAGCGTGCAAGGGGTTCTCAAGAATCAGTTTTCCTTTTATAAGGGCtaataaaatcatttattttGGCTTTTTGACCCCATATTGTAGGGTGGATCTCGAAAGATATGAAAGACCTCCCTCCAAGCCGTACATACGACTTTCATCGAATACGGCTTTCCACAGAATTATATATGTATCTATGAGATAGAGTATGGAATTCTGTTTACTCACTTTAAATTGAGTATCCGTTTCCCTCCTTTTCCTGCTAGGATTGGAAATCCTgtattttacatatccatacgaTTGAGTCCTTGGTTTCCGAAATAGTGTAACAAGAAGTGCTTCGAATCATTGCTATTTGACTCGGACTTGTTCTAAAAAAGTCGAGGCATTTCGAATTGTTTGTTGACACCGACAAAGTCAAGGAAAACCTCTGAAATTATTCCAATATTGGACCTTGGACATATAATAGTTCCGAATCGAATCTCTTTAGAAAGAAGATCTTTTGTCTCACGGTAGCCTGCTCCAGTCCCCTTACGA from Hevea brasiliensis isolate MT/VB/25A 57/8 unplaced genomic scaffold, ASM3005281v1 Scaf263, whole genome shotgun sequence harbors:
- the LOC131176880 gene encoding NAD(P)H-quinone oxidoreductase subunit 2 A, chloroplastic, whose protein sequence is MIWHVQNENFILDSTRIFMKAFHLLLFDGSFIFPECILIFGLILLLMIDSTSDQKDIPWLYFISSTSLVMSITALLFRWREEPMISFSGNFQTNNFNEIFQFLILLCSTLCIPLSVEYIECTEMAITEFLLFVLTATLGGMFLCGANDLITIFVAPECFSLCSYLLSGYTKKDVRSNEATTKYLLMGGASSSILVHAFSWLYGSSGGEIELQEIVNGLINTQMYNSPGISIALIFITVGIGFKLSLAPSHQWTPDVYEGVRFVRKIPTSLPISEMLGFFKTPWTCRREMLSPTPVVAFLSVTSKVAASASATRIFDIPFYFSSNEWHLLLEILAILSMIVGNLIAITQTSMKRMLAYSSIGQIGYVIIGIIVGDSNGGYASMITYMLFYISMNLGTFACIVLFGLRTGTDNIRDYAGLYTKDPFLALSLALCLLSLGGLPPLAGFFGKLHLFWCGWQAGLYFLVLIGLLTSVVSIYYYLKIIKLLMTGRNQEITPHVRNYRRSPLRSNNSIELSMIVCVIASTIPGISMNPIVEIAQDTLF
- the LOC131176879 gene encoding 30S ribosomal protein S7, chloroplastic; this translates as MSRRGTAEEKTAKSDPIYRNRLVNMLVNRILKHGKKSLAYQIIYRAMKKIQQKTETNPLSVLRQAIRGVTPDIAVKARRVGGSTQQVPIEIGSTQGKALAIRWLLGASRKRPGRNMAFKLSSELVDAAKGSGDAIRKKEETHRMAEANRAFAHFR